One window of the Helicoverpa zea isolate HzStark_Cry1AcR chromosome 7, ilHelZeax1.1, whole genome shotgun sequence genome contains the following:
- the LOC124631993 gene encoding DNA polymerase theta-like, translated as MANVDEEGIDTQFIAENIGFLDNCFDNSFILQSSLQVVKEQALEQNNDLKLTLRPTKKINNYSQNTTIALQSTENNLVKSGIDQGSNKNLKAWGLPLEIAKKYEERGVKEMFDWQVTCLGNSKVLFDCCNLVYSAPTSAGKTLVAEILTIKTILERQKKVIIILPFVSIVREKMFYLQDILSSSGIRVEGFMGSQSPPGGLQAVHVAICTIEKANSLVNKLLDEGTISELGAIIVDELHLLSDPSRGYLLELLLTKIKYVTSMSDDNKIQIVGMSATLPNLESLANWLNAELFITQFRPIPLHEYCLVGNKYYDKLGACVNTVDMSLTAEGDNVLKICLETIKDGCSVLIFCMTKNWCESLAQSVASSFFKLGCEDSQAGQVLRSQLKSDNILEVLEQLKNCPVGLDQVLKKTVSFGVAYHHAGLTFDERDIVEGGFKTGAIRVLVATSTLSSGVNLPARKVIIRSPVFQRQPINILTYKQMIGRAGRMGRDTQGESVLICTEAEKKIGFELMMGSLEPVKSCIETEDKYMRAVLEMIASQVLSTKEQVEIYSKCTLLYNQQDTSGSQISLLQKTLDELKNFELVRIQTEGDEEHYVATPLGKACLSSSMAPNDGLSLFCELQKARQCLVLETDLHLIYLVTPYGVSSQWGNMDWIHMLTLWESLTKAQKRVGELVGVQESFIIRCLRTNKASNIQNRVNIHKRFYTALALQDLVNEVPLAEVATKFQCARGFLQSLQQGAATFAGMVTAFCRQLGWKNMEMLVSQFQDRLHFGIHSDLLELMKLPSLNGMRARTLFDAGFETIASIASADANTLENILHKSVPFQSEKERDDDDSDDIRKRNKIKNIWITGYCGITTKEAAENLISEARKYLSLEIGVAEIKWNQESTAVPNAVNSTVGKDGNVTSTGKLSYISHESNKKNVAQPTTTYESTPENQTSQSSGHTNTETVSEQVISEKSDDIIIKEGSRVNMKLNRLSNNSSANSSKEYCTASESNSQSLSTNDIIWDSLNFTDAALDNLTKLRTSDKMFSPNISFGELEEKSSAPETLNKSDVLSSSAHVSAKDISLFSSDGDNSSLFEESLAVDLIPSKLLDREPSIIRQQETTTEYTSINSNTILNAFKSTLIETEGDDDADGTNIKLVYEDDKIMESENVNLENNIKLVYEDDKIMESENVNLENNIKLVCEDDKIMESENVNLENNNLESVSSIVHKNMMTYKRRNSTGKETHPVIKKKKVDDMKIMTKGEIYSLPKIRCSLSKRFFIEFNQYKVDCYVLRGNDVIEYSQDIQNVNSASIHLNLKTNNPGSNEIIGSNLFSCKPVRKADDKNEDCPMNGLVIYLNQGTSIYLDFTSVDCLQIVKGRLRTWFKKNNLKLKMLCSKTVNFYIKRWLGVNLSSDCTDVSLIEWLINSSEKIPNVDYLMKKYCGIDFSNALFKVNSQQKRFKTFDSFESICLKASSVWMVAESQENTLQESLQPARNIIDIENRVAEILSNCEYYGITVDKDLASRLLIDVRNSQESLQKKAYKLCGYHFNFNSSKDVAKVLGIYNGRKVSTKKSVLTSHNSPLSSIVIYWRKLNSILTKTLYPLTEKACIYTEGDRINPTYTMFTCTGRISMHEPNLQNVPRTFAIPFEYLTMHTGVTDHVAEFNCRNIFKAARGYVIVSADYCQLEMRILTHFSKDQVLMNIMKSDMDVFKSIAASWSNVTEEEVDDDLRQKAKQLCYGIIYGMGNKTLGQLLDVTEMEAAVFMDSFYKTYPAVKVFTQSVIEECRENGYVETLMKRRRYLPDITSTSAPKKSAAERQAVNTTIQGSAADIAKAAMCSIDTMTDTLDPKPRLILQMHDELIYEVPEAYQHYFITIIKQVMENTLKLTVPLPVKVKSGLTWGSLKEIEF; from the exons atgGCCAATGTGGATGAGGAAGGTATTGACACTCAGTTCATAGCTGAAAATATCGGCTTCTTAGACAATTGCTTCGACAATTCATTCATATTACAAAGTTCTTTGCAAGTTGTAAAAGAGCAAGCTTTGGAACAAAACAATGATTTGAAACTGACTTTGAGGCCAACCAAGAAGATTAATAACTATTCACAGAATACAACAATAGCGTTACAATCAACTGAAAATAATCTGGTGAAATCAGGCATAGATCAAGGTagcaataaaaatttaaaagcttGGGGCCTACCACTTGagatagcaaaaaaatatgaagaaagaGGAGTTAAAGAAATGTTTGACTGGCAGGTTACTTGCTTGGGTAACTCAAAGGTACTCTTTGATTGTTGTAATTTAGTATATTCTGCACCTACATCTGCTGGGAAAACACTTGTTGCAGAAATATTAACAATCAAAACTATTTTGGAACGTCAGAAGaaggtaattataattttgcCTTTTGTGTCAATAGTAagagaaaaaatgttttatcttcaAGATATATTGTCTAGCTCTGGAATTCGAGTGGAGGGGTTTATGGGTTCCCAGTCACCTCCTGGGGGTTTGCAAGCTGTGCATGTGGCCATATGCACTATTGAGAAAGCAAACAGTTTGGTCAACAAACTCCTAGATGAAGGGACCATATCAGAGCTAGGTGCCATTATAGTAGATGAATTGCATCTCCTTAGTGACCCCAGCCGTGGATACTTACTAGAACTGCTGCTGACAAAGATCAAATATGTGACATCTATGTCAGATGATAACAAAATTCAAATAGTAGGGATGTCTGCCACATTACCTAATTTAGAAAGCCTTGCTAATTGGTTGAATGCTGAGTTATTCATCACCCAGTTTAGACCAATCCCTCTTCATGAATACTGTTTAGTTGGAAATAAGTATTATGATAAACTAGGAGCTTGCGTTAATACTGTAGACATGAGTTTAACTGCTGAAGGAGATAATGTTCTGAAAATCTGTTTGGAAACTATTAAAGATGGATGCTCAGTACTCATATTCTGTATGACAAAGAATTGGTGTGAAAGCTTAGCCCAATCAGTTGCATCATCATTCTTTAAATTAGGATGTGAAGACAGCCAGGCTGGCCAAGTTTTAAGAAGTCAATTAAAATCTGACAATATTTTAGAAGTCCTGGAGCAACTAAAGAATTGTCCTGTTGGATTAGATCAAGTTCTCAAGAAAACTGTATCTTTTGGTGTTGCATATCATCATGCAGGACTGACATTTGATGAAAGGGACATAGTTGAAGGTGGATTCAAGACTGGGGCGATAAGAGTCTTAGTAGCCACATCCACATTGAGTTCTGGTGTGAACTTGCCTGCCAGAAAAGTTATTATTAGGTCACCTGTATTTCAAAGGCAGCCAATAAATATCTTGACATATAAACAAATGATTGGTAGAGCTGGAAGAATGGGGAGAGATACGCAGGGTGAGAGTGTATTAATATGCACAGaggctgaaaaaaaaattgggttTGAATTAATGATGGGCTCCTTAGAGCCAGTAAAGAGTTGCATTGAAACTGAAGATAAATACATGAGAGCAGTGCTAGAAATGATAGCTAGCCAAGTATTATCCACTAAGGAGCAGGTAGAAATATATTCGAAATGCACATTGCTTTACAATCAACAGGATACATCAGGTTCACAAATTAGTCTCTTACAAAAGACATTAGATGAATTGAAAAACTTTGAATTGGTAAGAATACAAACTGAAGGTGATGAGGAGCATTATGTTGCTACACCCTTGGGGAAAGCTTGTTTGTCATCATCAATGGCTCCAAATGATGGATTATCATTGTTCTGTGAACTGCAGAAAGCTCGTCAGTGTCTTGTCTTAGAGACAGATTTGCATCTTATATATCTGGTAACACCTTATGGTGTGAGTAGTCAGTGGGGAAACATGGATTGGATTCATATGCTAACTCTTTGGGAATCTCTAACCAAAGCCCAGAAGAGAGTAGGGGAACTAGTTGGGGTACAAGAGAGTTTTATAATCAGATGCCTTCGGACTAATAAAGCAAGCAACATACAAAATAGAGTGAATATACATAAGAG GTTTTATACTGCCTTAGCTTTGCAGGACTTAGTGAATGAGGTGCCTCTCGCCGAAGTAGCGACGAAGTTTCAGTGCGCGCGAGGCTTCCTGCAGAGTCTTCAGCAAGGAGCTGCAACTTTTGCTG GTATGGTGACAGCATTTTGCCGACAATTAGGATGGAAAAATATGGAAATGTTAGTATCGCAATTTCAAGATCGTTTACATTTCGGCATTCATTCTGACTTGCTGGAGTTAATGAAACTCCCTTCTCTCAATGGCATGAGAGCTAGAACACTTTTTGACGCGGGTTTTGAAACAATTGCTAGTATTGCATCAGCTGATGCAAATACTTTAGAAAATATACTTCACAAGTCCGTACCTTTTCAAAGTGAAAAGGAAAGAGACGATGACGACAGTGATGATATAAGAAaacgcaataaaataaaaaatatttggataacGGGTTATTGTGGTATTACTACTAAAGAAGCAGCTGAGAATCTTATTTCGGAAGCTAGGAAATACCTTTCTCTTGAAATTGGGGTTGCAGAAATTAAATGGAATCAAGAGTCGACAGCAGTTCCTAATGCTGTAAACTCTACAGTAGGCAAAGATGGGAATGTCACTAGTACTGGCAAATTAAGTTATATTAGCcatgaaagtaataaaaaaaatgtagccCAACCAACCACTACGTATGAGAGCACACCAGAAAACCAAACCTCTCAAAGTTCCGGACATACTAATACTGAAACAGTTAGCGAGCAAGTTATTTCAGAAAAAAGTGATGATATAATTATTAAAGAAGGTTCACGGGTAAATATGAAACTAAATCGGCTATCGAATAATAGTAGTGCTAATAGTTCAAAAGAATATTGCACTGCAAGCGAAAGCAATAGCCAATCATTATCAACCAATGACATCATATGGGACTCTTTAAATTTTACCGACgctgctttagataatttaacaaaattacgCACGTCTGATAAAATGTTTTCACCTAACATTAGTTTTGGTGAACTGGAAGAAAAATCTTCAGCGCCAGAAACTTTGAATAAGTCGGATGTTTTAAGTTCATCAGCACATGTGTCGGCAAAAGATATAAGTTTGTTTTCATCTGATGGTGATAACTCGAGTTTGTTTGAAGAGAGTTTGGCCGTAGATTTAATTCCTAGTAAATTACTAGATAGAGAACCATCCATAATTCGTCAGCAAGAAACCACAACTGAATATACCAGTATAAACTCTAACACAATTTTAAACGCTTTTAAATCGACTTTAATTGAAACTGAAGGCGATGACGATGCTGACGGTACTAATATAAAATTAGTTTATGAAGACGATAAAATCATGGAATCGGAAAATGTAAAtttagaaaacaatataaaattagtTTATGAAGACGATAAAATCATGGAATCGGAAAATGTAAAtttagaaaacaatataaaattagtTTGTGAAGACGATAAAATCATGGAATCGGAAAATGTAAACttagaaaacaataatttagaatCAGTCAGTTCCATTGTTCACAAAAATATGATGACTTATAAACGAAGAAACTCGACTGGCAAAGAAACGCATCCTgtgataaaaaagaaaaaagtcgaTGACATGAAAATAATGACCAAAGGAGAAATATACAGCCTACCAAAAATAAGATGTTCTTTATCGAAACgattttttatagaatttaatCAATATAAAGTTGATTGTTATGTTTTAAGAGGAAATGATGTTATCGAATATTCACAAGATAttcaaaatgtaaatagtgCATCTAtacatttgaatttgaaaacaaataacCCAGGTAGCAATGAAATAATAGGGAGCAACTTATTTAGTTGCAAGCCTGTTCGAAAAGCCGATGATAAAAATGAAGATTGTCCAATGAACGGTCTAGTCATTTACTTAAATCAAGGAACAAGCATTTACTTAGATTTTACATCTGTAGATTGTTTGCAAATAGTCAAAGGCAGATTACGTACCTGGTTCAAgaagaataatttaaaattgaaaatgttgtGTTCGAAAACCGTTAACTTTTACATAAAACGATGGCTTGGAGTTAATTTGTCGTCGGACTGTACAGATGTATCTTTAATTGAATGGTTGATAAATAGCAGCGAGAAAATACCGAACGTTGATTATCTA ATGAAAAAGTATTGTGGTATAGATTTCTCAAATGCGCTTTTTAAAGTTAACAGTCAGCAAAAGAGGTTCAAAACTTTCGATAGTTTTGAGAGTATTTGCTTAAAGGCTTCTTCTGTGTGGATGGTGGCTGAAAGTCAGGAAAATACATTACAAGAATCTCTACAGCCTGCTCGAAATATAATAG ATATCGAAAACCGAGTTGCGGAGATTCTGTCGAACTGCGAATATTACGGAATCACTGTAGACAAGGATCTCGCGTCACGACTTTTGATTGATGTGAGAAATTCCCAAGAAAGTCTGCAGAAGAAGGCATACAAACTTTGCGGATATCATTTCAACTTCAACTCGTCGAAAGATGTTGCCAAG GTCTTGGGTATCTATAATGGGCGCAAGGTAAGCACGAAGAAAAGCGTGTTGACTTCGCACAACAGTCCGCTATCGAGTATCGTTATTTATTGGAGGAAGCTCAACTCTATATTGACGAAGACGCTGTATCCTCTGACAGAGAAGGCTTGTATTTACACCGAGGGAGATAG AATAAATCCGACGTACACAATGTTCACTTGTACGGGTCGTATCAGTATGCATGAGCCGAACTTGCAGAACGTTCCGCGCACATTCGCGATTCCTTTCGAGTACTTGACGATGCACACAGGCGTGACTGATCACGTGGCCGAGTTCAACTGCAGGAACATATTCAAAGCCGCCCGCGGCTACGTCATTGTGTCGGCAGACTATTGTCAGCTGGAAATGAGGATTCTTACGCACTTCAGTAAAGATCAGGTGTTGATGAACATTATGAAGTCTGATATGGATGTGTTTAAGTCTATTGCGGCATCTTGGAGCAATGTGACTGAAGAGGAG GTAGACGATGATTTAAGGCAGAAAGCCAAGCAGCTTTGCTACGGAATTATTTATGGCATGGGGAACAAGACGTTGGGGCAACTTCTCGATGTAACGGAGATGGAGGCGGCAGTTTTCATGGATTCGTTCTATAAAACGTATCCAGCTGTAAAGGTGTTCACGCAGTCAGTCATAGAGGAGTGCAGGGAAAATGGTTATGTGGAGACGCTCATGAAGCGGAGAAGATATTTGCCCGATATTACAAGCACTTCTGCGCCTAAAAAGA GTGCTGCCGAGCGTCAAGCAGTGAACACAACTATACAAGGCTCAGCCGCCGACATCGCAAAGGCCGCTATGTGTTCCATAGACACCATGACCGACACTCTCGACCCCAAACCTCGGCTGATACTCCAGATGCACGACGAACTCATCTACGAAGTGCCGGAAGCGTACCAACACTActtcatcaccatcatcaaACAAGTCATGGAGAACACCCTCAAACTCACCGTCCCTTTACCCGTTAAAGTCAAAAGTGGACTCACCTGGGGCTCTTTGAAGGAAAtcgagttttaa